One genomic region from Euzebya tangerina encodes:
- a CDS encoding ABC transporter permease: protein MQTGEAALVVLAQGRPFPDWQWIQQNTDTMVERGIEHVTLTVLAVVIGFLVAFPLAVLASRRRRWQTPVLQVTGIIFTIPSLALFVALVPLTGLSTTTALIPLTLYTLLILVRNTIAGLDNVPTEVVEAARAMGYTDAALLRSVELPLALPVIIAGVRIATVTTIGLVTVTALIGQGGWGQIILRGFQRQNLTPAVVGFVLSVALALVLDLLLVALERRLSPWSREATR, encoded by the coding sequence ATGCAGACCGGTGAGGCAGCGCTGGTCGTCCTGGCGCAGGGGCGGCCCTTCCCCGACTGGCAGTGGATCCAGCAGAACACCGACACGATGGTCGAGCGCGGGATCGAGCACGTGACGCTGACCGTCCTGGCTGTGGTGATCGGCTTCCTGGTCGCCTTCCCGCTGGCCGTGCTCGCCTCACGTCGGCGGCGGTGGCAGACACCCGTCCTGCAGGTGACCGGGATCATCTTCACGATCCCGTCCCTCGCGCTGTTCGTCGCGCTCGTGCCCCTGACGGGTCTGTCGACCACGACCGCGCTGATCCCGCTGACCCTGTACACGCTGCTGATCCTGGTCCGCAACACCATCGCGGGGCTCGACAACGTGCCCACCGAGGTGGTCGAGGCGGCTCGGGCAATGGGCTACACCGATGCTGCGTTGCTGCGGTCGGTCGAGTTGCCGCTGGCCCTCCCGGTCATCATCGCCGGCGTCCGGATCGCCACGGTGACGACGATCGGCCTGGTCACGGTGACCGCGCTGATCGGCCAGGGCGGCTGGGGGCAGATCATCCTGCGTGGCTTCCAGCGACAGAACCTGACCCCGGCCGTCGTCGGGTTCGTGCTGTCGGTTGCCCTCGCCTTGGTGCTCGATCTGCTGCTGGTCGCGTTGGAGCGCAGGCTCTCGCCCTGGAGCCGGGAGGCGACGAGATGA
- a CDS encoding ABC transporter ATP-binding protein — translation MITFDHVTKRYPDGTVAVDDLSFEVEEGEFLVLVGPSGCGKTTAMRMINRMVEPTGGTISVDGQDVTSLEAAELRRGIGYVIQQIGLFPHRTVADNIATVPRLLDWEADRVSERVDTLVETVGLSPELGERYPHQLSGGQRQRVGVARALAADPPVLLMDEPFGAVDPIVRHRLQEEFLSLQSDVKKTIVFVTHDIDEAITMGDRIAILAEGGRLQQLDTPTEILARPANEFVEQFLGAERELRRLALIPVSEVTADPGPVARVGDGPEEVRQAAQAADEKWVTVLADDGTVHGWVDVVDVTSPLTPDVARPFAAVVLADDTLRTALDVLVASPNGVAVRVGPGGSYEGLVTRELVTEALG, via the coding sequence GTGATCACCTTCGACCACGTCACCAAGCGCTATCCCGATGGGACGGTGGCCGTCGACGACCTGTCCTTCGAGGTCGAGGAGGGCGAGTTCCTGGTCCTGGTCGGTCCGTCGGGCTGTGGCAAGACCACGGCCATGCGCATGATCAATCGGATGGTCGAACCGACCGGCGGCACCATCTCCGTCGACGGCCAGGACGTCACCTCATTGGAGGCGGCCGAGTTGCGGCGAGGCATCGGGTACGTCATCCAACAGATCGGCCTGTTCCCCCACCGGACCGTCGCGGACAACATCGCGACCGTTCCGCGGCTGCTCGACTGGGAGGCGGACCGCGTCAGCGAGCGGGTCGACACGCTGGTCGAGACGGTGGGTCTGTCACCGGAACTGGGCGAGCGCTACCCACATCAGCTCTCCGGCGGCCAACGGCAACGTGTGGGAGTGGCCCGCGCGCTGGCCGCCGACCCGCCGGTGCTGCTGATGGATGAGCCGTTCGGGGCCGTGGACCCGATCGTGCGACACCGGCTGCAGGAGGAGTTCCTGAGCTTGCAGTCCGACGTGAAGAAGACCATCGTCTTCGTCACCCACGACATCGACGAGGCCATCACCATGGGCGACCGGATCGCGATCCTGGCGGAGGGCGGCCGACTGCAGCAGTTGGACACGCCGACCGAGATCCTGGCCCGCCCCGCCAACGAGTTCGTCGAGCAGTTCCTGGGGGCCGAGCGTGAACTCCGCAGGCTGGCGCTGATCCCGGTCAGCGAGGTCACCGCCGACCCAGGCCCGGTCGCCCGCGTCGGTGATGGCCCGGAAGAGGTCCGCCAAGCCGCCCAGGCGGCCGATGAGAAGTGGGTGACGGTGCTGGCCGACGACGGGACGGTCCATGGCTGGGTCGACGTGGTCGACGTCACCAGCCCGCTCACACCCGACGTGGCCCGACCGTTCGCCGCCGTGGTCCTGGCCGACGACACACTGCGGACCGCACTCGACGTCCTCGTGGCCTCACCGAATGGTGTCGCCGTGCGCGTCGGCCCAGGTGGCAGCTATGAGGGCCTCGTGACCCGGGAGCTGGTCACCGAGGCGTTGGGCTAG
- a CDS encoding helix-turn-helix transcriptional regulator, producing the protein MTATRPLIDLLGETRAQIVTRIQRSPQTAPELSEALQISQAAIRRHLAALAGDDLIAGEAVHDGSMGRPRERWTLTARGKRLFADRSSEFADELLDHLEAAHGRTAVLDFLRTRSEAQADRYAERLSGAATPQERAELLAAALSDDGFAARVEETDAGSGAAERNSGGQTGRTLQLVQSHCAIEGIAAEHPEICAHEAALFKRLLGTPAQGVKISRRTTIASGGTACICHIEVPTEPATSTST; encoded by the coding sequence GTGACCGCCACACGCCCCCTGATCGACCTGCTGGGCGAGACGCGCGCGCAGATCGTGACCCGGATCCAGCGGTCCCCGCAGACTGCCCCGGAGCTGTCCGAGGCACTCCAGATCAGCCAAGCGGCGATCCGGCGACACCTGGCGGCGCTGGCCGGCGACGACCTGATCGCCGGCGAGGCCGTCCACGACGGCTCGATGGGTCGTCCTCGTGAGCGTTGGACCCTGACGGCCCGAGGCAAGCGACTGTTCGCCGACCGGTCTTCGGAGTTCGCCGACGAGCTCCTCGACCACCTGGAAGCCGCACACGGTCGCACGGCCGTGCTGGACTTCCTCAGGACCCGAAGCGAGGCGCAAGCCGACCGCTACGCCGAGCGGCTCTCCGGTGCTGCAACCCCACAGGAGCGAGCCGAGTTGCTCGCGGCCGCCCTCAGCGACGACGGCTTCGCGGCGCGGGTCGAAGAGACCGACGCCGGCTCCGGTGCAGCAGAGCGGAACTCCGGCGGCCAGACTGGCCGCACCCTGCAGTTGGTCCAGTCCCACTGCGCGATCGAGGGCATCGCTGCTGAGCATCCCGAGATCTGCGCACACGAGGCGGCGTTGTTCAAACGCCTGCTGGGTACTCCTGCCCAGGGGGTCAAGATCTCCCGCAGGACGACCATCGCCTCAGGCGGCACCGCCTGCATCTGCCACATCGAAGTCCCAACCGAGCCAGCCACATCAACCTCCACCTAG
- the sufB gene encoding Fe-S cluster assembly protein SufB: protein MSSTISTPDTKGTRAEDLSGEDGIKGYNYGWADESKPVNIIKKGLSEQVVREISELKDEPEWMLKARLKGLKHFNSRPMPSWGSDLSGIDFDDIYYFVRSTEKQANTWEDLPEDIKNTYDKLGIPEAEKQRLIAGVAAQYESEVVYHKVREDLEEQGVLFLDTDTGLREHEDVFREHFAKVIPINDNKFSALNTAVWSGGSFIVIPEGVKVDIPLQAYFRINQQNMGQFERTLIIAEPGSYVHYVEGCTAPIYSSDSLHSAVVEIVCKPGSRVRYTTIQNWSNNVYNLVTKRAAAYEDATMEWIDGNIGSKVTMKYPAVWLMGRGARGEVLSVAWAGDGQHQDAGAKMVHHAPDTSSNIVSKSVAQGAGRTSYRGLVEIHEGAERVKSSVVCDALMLDDESRSDTYPYMNIEEDDAQIGHEASVSKIGEDQLFYLQSRGISETEALAMIVRGFIEPISKELPMEYSVELNRLIQLNMEGAVG from the coding sequence ATGTCGAGCACCATCTCCACACCAGACACCAAGGGCACCCGCGCCGAGGATCTGTCCGGCGAGGACGGCATCAAGGGCTACAACTATGGCTGGGCGGATGAGTCCAAGCCGGTCAACATCATCAAGAAGGGCCTCTCCGAGCAGGTCGTCCGAGAGATCTCCGAGCTCAAGGACGAGCCGGAGTGGATGCTGAAGGCCCGGCTCAAGGGTCTCAAGCACTTCAACAGTCGCCCCATGCCGAGTTGGGGGTCGGACCTGTCCGGCATCGACTTCGACGACATCTACTACTTCGTCCGGTCGACCGAGAAGCAGGCCAACACCTGGGAGGACCTGCCCGAGGACATCAAGAACACCTACGACAAGCTCGGTATCCCGGAGGCCGAGAAGCAGCGGCTGATCGCCGGCGTCGCGGCCCAGTACGAGAGCGAGGTCGTCTATCACAAGGTCCGCGAGGACCTCGAGGAGCAGGGCGTGCTCTTCCTCGACACCGACACCGGCCTGCGCGAGCACGAGGACGTCTTCCGGGAGCACTTCGCCAAGGTCATCCCGATCAACGACAACAAGTTCTCCGCCCTGAACACCGCGGTCTGGTCGGGTGGCTCGTTCATCGTGATCCCCGAGGGCGTCAAGGTCGACATCCCCCTCCAGGCCTACTTCCGCATCAACCAGCAGAACATGGGCCAGTTCGAGCGCACCCTGATCATCGCGGAGCCCGGCTCCTACGTGCACTACGTCGAGGGCTGCACCGCGCCGATCTACTCCTCGGATTCCCTGCACTCCGCAGTCGTCGAGATCGTGTGCAAGCCAGGCTCACGGGTCCGGTACACCACGATCCAGAACTGGTCCAACAACGTCTACAACCTGGTCACCAAGCGGGCTGCGGCCTACGAGGACGCCACCATGGAGTGGATCGACGGCAACATCGGCTCCAAGGTCACGATGAAGTACCCGGCCGTGTGGCTCATGGGCCGCGGTGCCCGTGGTGAGGTGCTGTCGGTCGCCTGGGCCGGTGACGGTCAGCACCAGGACGCCGGGGCCAAGATGGTCCACCACGCTCCTGACACCTCGTCCAACATCGTCTCCAAGTCGGTGGCGCAGGGCGCGGGGCGGACGTCGTACCGAGGCCTGGTCGAGATCCACGAGGGCGCCGAGCGCGTCAAGTCCTCCGTCGTGTGCGATGCGCTGATGCTGGACGACGAGTCGCGGTCCGACACCTACCCGTACATGAACATCGAGGAGGACGACGCCCAGATCGGCCACGAGGCCAGCGTCTCCAAGATCGGTGAGGATCAGCTGTTCTACCTGCAGTCCCGCGGGATCAGCGAGACCGAGGCCCTGGCGATGATCGTCCGCGGCTTCATCGAGCCCATCTCGAAGGAGCTGCCGATGGAGTACTCCGTCGAGCTGAACCGCCTGATCCAGCTGAACATGGAAGGGGCGGTCGGCTAG
- the sufD gene encoding Fe-S cluster assembly protein SufD codes for MPNPLTLTETDVLAISDAADDPAWLRDRRSEAFKAFSDLEWPTVRDEDWRFTNPARIPLDREILTSGVDVPALADGSFCHAAEAVAGLVRLVDGGVQSAEAQGGLPEGVIVTDLATAAREHPELVQQTLGSVVGNEEIFAATTHAAWTAGAFVHVPHDVEVEGTLVVTIQAVTPGTHVQHVVVSLGRHAKASVLVEQVGSTDATVLNTVEAVVGDGATLNLVTAQNWGAGIAHVTTHRGKVGRDATYQQTEITLGGDTVYARPDVWLAERGGSGELLGVYFPTGTEKIEHRSLIFHDADHTTSDYVHKGALSDQAHATWYGNIRIDIDAKQTVSDETNRNLILSPGAKADTLPFLEIETADVAACGHHSSVGQVDEVQLWYLQSRGISRDEAARMLVFAFFTEVLDRVAVSGITETVLADITAAVREAPATLMDPRRTAIGRSASVDTVEAGTAHVDTTGTGASIGSADAGAPPADFGGGA; via the coding sequence GTGCCCAATCCGCTCACCCTCACCGAGACCGACGTCCTCGCGATCAGCGATGCCGCCGACGATCCAGCCTGGCTGCGTGACCGCCGCAGCGAGGCCTTCAAGGCGTTCAGCGACCTCGAGTGGCCGACCGTCCGTGACGAGGACTGGCGCTTCACCAACCCGGCACGGATCCCCCTCGACCGGGAGATCCTGACCAGCGGTGTGGATGTCCCCGCCCTCGCCGACGGCTCCTTCTGCCACGCCGCCGAGGCCGTGGCCGGCCTGGTCAGGCTGGTCGACGGCGGCGTCCAGTCCGCGGAGGCACAGGGTGGCCTGCCCGAGGGCGTGATCGTGACGGACCTCGCGACGGCTGCCCGCGAGCACCCCGAGTTGGTCCAGCAGACGCTCGGCTCGGTGGTGGGCAACGAGGAGATCTTCGCGGCCACGACGCACGCGGCGTGGACCGCCGGCGCATTCGTGCACGTCCCACACGACGTCGAGGTGGAGGGGACGCTGGTCGTCACCATCCAGGCCGTCACACCCGGCACCCACGTGCAGCACGTGGTCGTGTCGCTGGGGCGGCACGCGAAGGCCTCCGTGCTGGTGGAGCAGGTGGGGTCGACCGATGCGACCGTCCTCAACACCGTCGAGGCAGTTGTGGGTGACGGCGCCACACTCAACCTGGTCACCGCCCAGAACTGGGGAGCGGGCATCGCGCACGTGACCACCCATCGGGGCAAGGTCGGTCGCGACGCCACCTACCAGCAGACCGAGATCACCCTGGGCGGCGACACCGTCTACGCGCGGCCTGACGTGTGGCTGGCCGAGCGGGGCGGCAGCGGTGAGCTGCTGGGTGTGTACTTCCCCACGGGCACCGAGAAGATCGAGCATCGCTCCCTCATCTTCCACGACGCCGACCACACCACCAGCGACTACGTGCACAAGGGCGCCCTGTCGGACCAGGCGCACGCGACGTGGTACGGCAACATCCGCATCGACATCGATGCCAAGCAGACCGTCAGCGACGAGACCAACCGCAACCTGATCCTGTCGCCCGGGGCCAAGGCCGACACCCTGCCCTTCCTGGAGATCGAGACTGCCGACGTGGCCGCCTGCGGGCACCACTCCTCGGTCGGCCAGGTCGATGAGGTCCAGCTGTGGTACCTGCAGTCGCGCGGGATCTCTCGCGACGAGGCCGCCCGCATGCTGGTCTTCGCCTTCTTCACCGAGGTGCTCGACCGGGTCGCGGTCAGCGGCATCACCGAGACGGTCCTGGCCGACATCACCGCGGCCGTGCGTGAGGCGCCGGCGACGCTGATGGATCCCCGTCGAACGGCCATCGGACGATCTGCGTCCGTCGACACCGTCGAGGCGGGCACCGCCCACGTGGACACCACGGGCACCGGAGCGTCGATCGGTAGCGCCGACGCCGGTGCTCCGCCGGCTGACTTCGGCGGTGGGGCATGA
- a CDS encoding Rieske (2Fe-2S) protein, with protein MSFESVAALDDLVVGQAKQVVAGDEPICLVRTDDRTVKAVHNVCSHAQFNLDEGWVEDNHIECSLHGSSFDLDTGQPDSLPAVKPIPTYATKIDGEQVLVDAASPTNDAAPPRH; from the coding sequence ATGAGCTTCGAGTCCGTTGCCGCCCTGGACGACCTCGTTGTCGGTCAGGCCAAGCAGGTGGTCGCCGGTGACGAGCCGATCTGCCTGGTGCGCACCGACGACCGGACGGTGAAGGCTGTTCACAACGTGTGCAGCCACGCCCAGTTCAACCTCGACGAGGGCTGGGTCGAGGACAACCACATCGAGTGCTCGCTGCACGGGTCCTCCTTCGACCTCGACACCGGCCAGCCGGACTCCCTCCCCGCAGTCAAGCCCATACCGACCTACGCGACGAAGATCGACGGTGAGCAGGTGCTGGTGGACGCCGCCAGCCCCACCAACGACGCCGCACCACCCCGACACTGA
- the sufC gene encoding Fe-S cluster assembly ATPase SufC, whose protein sequence is MSAQIQIDGLRVEVEGKEILTGLDLIVKQGETHALMGPNGSGKSTLAYAIAGHPAYEVTGGSILFDGEDVTEMAPDERAQVGLFLAMQYPTEIPGVSMTNFLRTAVNATREEDLPVREFMTNLRAGMADLKMDDSFLSRNVNEGFSGGEKKRFEILQMAMLEPRIAVLDETDSGLDVDALKVVSTGVNQLAGPDLGILLITHYTRILNYITPDHVHVMTGGRIVKTGGADLAEVLEEEGYEQFS, encoded by the coding sequence ATGAGCGCACAAATCCAGATCGACGGCCTGCGAGTTGAGGTCGAGGGCAAGGAGATCCTGACCGGCCTGGACCTGATCGTGAAGCAGGGTGAGACGCACGCCCTGATGGGTCCCAACGGCTCGGGCAAGTCCACGCTCGCCTACGCCATCGCCGGCCACCCGGCCTACGAGGTGACCGGCGGATCCATCCTGTTCGACGGCGAAGACGTCACCGAGATGGCGCCCGACGAGCGCGCCCAGGTCGGCCTGTTCCTCGCGATGCAGTACCCGACCGAGATCCCCGGCGTGTCGATGACCAACTTCCTGCGGACCGCCGTCAACGCAACCCGCGAGGAGGACCTGCCGGTCCGCGAGTTCATGACCAACCTGCGGGCCGGGATGGCCGACCTGAAGATGGACGACTCCTTCCTCTCCCGAAACGTCAACGAGGGCTTCAGCGGTGGTGAGAAGAAGCGGTTCGAGATCCTGCAGATGGCGATGCTCGAGCCACGCATCGCGGTGCTCGACGAGACCGACTCGGGCCTCGACGTCGACGCGCTGAAGGTCGTGAGTACGGGCGTCAACCAGTTGGCAGGCCCCGACCTCGGGATCCTGCTGATCACCCACTACACGCGCATCCTCAACTACATCACCCCCGACCACGTCCACGTGATGACCGGCGGCCGGATCGTGAAGACCGGCGGCGCCGACCTCGCCGAGGTATTGGAAGAAGAGGGCTACGAGCAGTTCAGCTGA
- a CDS encoding aminotransferase class V-fold PLP-dependent enzyme — MAGTTTGFDPAAIRADFPNLHREVHGKPLVYLDSAATSFKPQVVIDTLADSYSQHTANVHRGVHALAEEATDRYEAARTAVADFVGADPRGVVFTKNATEAFNLIAQSYAKQQLGAGDILLYTEMEHHANLVPWQLVQPEAGFELAAVPVRADGTLDLDTFAEIVRTGRVKLLAVTAMSNVVGTINPVAEMGAAVKAANPEAVVVVDGAQSVPHLPTDMTELGADFLCFSGHKMCGPTGIGVLAGRLDVLDAMPPFLGGGEMILDVHLFGATYNEVPYRFEAGTPMIAEAAGLGAAVRYLTDAGMDAVRSHEIEIVEHAIPALHDIPGVTVHGPTDPKARGAAISFVVDGLHPHDIGTVLDREGIAVRAGHHCAKPLIRALGKAATTRASFYLYNTVEEIDPLCDAIRATQAFFEV, encoded by the coding sequence ATGGCAGGCACGACAACCGGGTTCGATCCGGCTGCCATCCGCGCCGACTTCCCGAACCTGCACCGAGAGGTGCACGGCAAGCCGTTGGTCTACCTGGACTCAGCCGCCACCTCGTTCAAGCCCCAGGTGGTCATCGACACCCTGGCCGACTCCTACAGCCAGCACACTGCCAACGTGCACCGCGGCGTGCACGCCCTCGCCGAGGAGGCGACAGACCGCTACGAGGCGGCGCGGACGGCCGTCGCCGACTTCGTCGGTGCCGACCCCCGGGGTGTGGTCTTCACCAAGAACGCAACCGAGGCGTTCAACCTGATCGCCCAGAGCTACGCCAAGCAGCAGCTGGGCGCCGGTGACATTCTGCTGTACACCGAGATGGAGCACCACGCCAACCTGGTGCCCTGGCAACTGGTCCAACCCGAGGCCGGATTCGAACTGGCCGCCGTGCCGGTCCGGGCCGACGGCACGCTCGACCTGGACACCTTCGCCGAGATCGTCCGGACGGGCCGGGTGAAGCTGCTGGCCGTCACCGCGATGTCCAACGTCGTCGGCACCATCAACCCCGTGGCCGAGATGGGCGCCGCGGTCAAGGCCGCAAACCCCGAGGCCGTGGTCGTCGTCGACGGCGCCCAGAGCGTCCCGCACCTGCCCACCGACATGACCGAACTGGGCGCAGACTTCCTCTGCTTCAGCGGCCACAAGATGTGCGGCCCCACCGGCATCGGGGTCCTGGCCGGTCGACTCGACGTGCTGGACGCGATGCCGCCGTTCCTGGGCGGCGGCGAGATGATCCTGGACGTGCACCTGTTCGGAGCGACCTACAACGAGGTCCCGTACCGCTTCGAGGCCGGAACGCCGATGATCGCCGAGGCAGCCGGGCTCGGGGCCGCGGTGCGCTACCTGACCGATGCCGGCATGGACGCGGTCCGGTCCCACGAGATCGAGATCGTCGAGCACGCCATCCCCGCACTCCACGACATCCCGGGCGTGACGGTGCACGGGCCGACCGATCCGAAGGCGCGTGGCGCCGCGATCAGCTTCGTCGTCGACGGGCTGCACCCGCACGACATCGGGACGGTCCTCGATCGCGAGGGCATCGCCGTGCGGGCCGGTCATCACTGTGCCAAGCCGCTCATCAGGGCCCTCGGCAAGGCGGCGACGACGCGCGCCTCCTTCTACCTGTACAACACGGTCGAGGAGATCGACCCCCTCTGTGACGCCATCCGCGCAACCCAAGCCTTCTTCGAGGTATGA
- the sufU gene encoding Fe-S cluster assembly sulfur transfer protein SufU: MSLDDLYQEIILDHYKKPRNRAPDLEPHHVHVHHSNPLCGDEMDLRLRIGGEVSETVDAVVYDGDGCSISMASASAMTEAVVGRTLDDAEDLAEAFRLMMHGEDLRREEDLVDGVAFQGVAKFPVRVKCALLGWMALKDAIATHRAGSNEHEVTHD; the protein is encoded by the coding sequence ATGAGCCTTGACGACCTGTACCAGGAGATCATCCTGGACCACTACAAGAAGCCGCGGAACCGGGCGCCCGACCTCGAGCCACACCACGTCCACGTCCACCACTCCAACCCGCTGTGCGGCGACGAGATGGACCTGCGTCTGCGCATCGGGGGTGAGGTGAGTGAGACCGTCGACGCCGTGGTCTACGACGGGGACGGCTGCTCCATCTCGATGGCGAGCGCATCAGCCATGACCGAGGCGGTCGTCGGCCGGACCTTGGACGATGCGGAGGATCTCGCCGAGGCCTTCCGGCTGATGATGCACGGCGAGGATCTGCGCCGCGAGGAAGATCTGGTGGATGGAGTGGCGTTCCAAGGAGTGGCCAAGTTCCCCGTCAGGGTCAAGTGTGCCCTGCTCGGCTGGATGGCCCTCAAGGACGCCATCGCCACCCACCGCGCCGGCTCCAACGAACACGAAGTCACCCACGACTGA
- a CDS encoding metal-sulfur cluster assembly factor, which translates to MTDTASPTDSATTDTAAGWPTEETDEQFAAKQDAAESPFAGAEVDENGVATPAAGYEAMKAVIDPEIGINVVDLGLVYDITINEGTAYMRMTLTSMGCPLTELIHQQATLVLTRLPGIDDAEVEFVFSPPWTTDMISPEAREELRAMGFNV; encoded by the coding sequence ATGACCGACACCGCCTCACCCACCGACAGCGCCACCACCGACACCGCCGCTGGCTGGCCGACGGAGGAGACCGACGAGCAGTTCGCCGCCAAGCAGGACGCGGCGGAGTCGCCCTTCGCCGGTGCCGAGGTCGACGAGAACGGCGTCGCCACACCGGCCGCGGGCTACGAAGCCATGAAGGCCGTCATCGACCCCGAGATCGGCATCAACGTCGTCGATCTCGGCCTGGTCTACGACATCACCATCAACGAGGGGACCGCCTACATGCGCATGACCCTCACCTCGATGGGGTGCCCGCTGACGGAACTCATCCACCAGCAGGCAACGCTGGTCCTCACCCGGCTGCCAGGCATCGACGACGCCGAGGTCGAGTTCGTGTTCAGCCCGCCGTGGACCACCGACATGATCTCCCCGGAGGCCCGCGAAGAGCTGCGGGCGATGGGCTTCAACGTCTGA
- the moeB gene encoding molybdopterin-synthase adenylyltransferase MoeB — protein MEPLIAEPAELTNEEIRRYSRHLIMPDIGMDGQGRLKAAKVLVVGTGGLGSPVAMYLAAAGVGEIGLVDYDVVDESNLHRQVIHGTSDVGKRKTESAKETILDINPGVTVTIHETLLRSDNALEIIRPYDLVIDGTDNFPTRYLVNDACAILGKPNVYGSIFRFEGQLSVFWDAKGPNYRDLFPEPPPPGMVPSCAEGGVFGVICGTIGAGQVTEAIKLITGIGTPLIGTMKLYDAMDNEWRSITVRKDPNGQPITTLIDYEAFCGVPANDHATEQASQDFDVQMTPEDFEKIRDQVTLIDVREPHEYEISRIEGSTLIPLGDLPSRMNELDSADEIVLQCKSGARSMEALELLRSAGFTKLSNLQGGINGYARQVDPSIPTY, from the coding sequence ATGGAACCGTTGATTGCCGAGCCCGCGGAACTCACCAACGAGGAGATCCGTCGCTACTCACGCCACCTGATCATGCCCGACATCGGTATGGACGGGCAGGGGCGCCTGAAGGCGGCGAAGGTCCTGGTCGTCGGGACCGGCGGTCTTGGCTCACCGGTCGCCATGTACCTGGCTGCGGCCGGCGTCGGTGAGATCGGCCTGGTCGACTACGACGTCGTCGACGAATCCAATCTGCATCGCCAGGTGATCCACGGGACCTCCGATGTCGGCAAGCGGAAGACCGAGTCGGCCAAGGAGACCATCCTCGACATCAACCCGGGCGTCACCGTCACCATCCACGAGACGCTGCTGCGCAGCGACAACGCGCTGGAGATCATCCGGCCCTACGACCTGGTCATCGACGGAACCGACAACTTCCCGACGCGATACCTGGTGAACGATGCCTGCGCGATCCTGGGCAAGCCCAACGTCTACGGCTCGATCTTTCGCTTCGAGGGGCAGCTGTCGGTCTTCTGGGACGCCAAGGGGCCGAACTACCGGGACCTGTTCCCCGAGCCGCCGCCGCCCGGCATGGTGCCGTCCTGCGCCGAGGGTGGCGTCTTCGGCGTGATCTGCGGCACGATCGGCGCCGGCCAGGTCACCGAGGCCATCAAGCTCATCACCGGCATCGGCACACCGCTGATCGGCACCATGAAGTTGTACGACGCGATGGACAACGAGTGGCGGTCCATCACCGTCCGCAAGGACCCGAACGGCCAGCCGATAACGACGCTGATCGACTACGAGGCCTTCTGCGGGGTTCCGGCCAACGATCACGCGACCGAACAGGCGAGCCAGGACTTCGACGTCCAGATGACCCCCGAGGACTTCGAGAAGATCCGCGACCAGGTCACCCTGATCGACGTCCGCGAGCCACACGAGTACGAGATTTCACGCATCGAGGGGTCGACGCTGATTCCGCTGGGCGACCTGCCGTCGCGCATGAACGAACTGGACAGCGCCGACGAGATCGTCCTGCAGTGCAAGTCAGGGGCCCGGTCCATGGAGGCACTCGAGCTGTTGCGGTCGGCCGGCTTCACGAAGCTGTCCAACCTGCAGGGTGGCATCAACGGCTATGCCCGCCAGGTCGACCCGTCGATCCCGACGTACTGA